A single genomic interval of Natator depressus isolate rNatDep1 chromosome 14, rNatDep2.hap1, whole genome shotgun sequence harbors:
- the LOC141998711 gene encoding uncharacterized protein LOC141998711 isoform X2, with translation MDQWAAVDPDQKPLCRSGIQENDDPLVILTGDRAASETEEENPGEEGPEIVELDPALLGRLEGAGARSPEEQGPDCESLRWTVVQQIDSPGKPAQRRGGGSKSAGASFQNFKSIIVLQKSYECGECGKTFSCSSHFSKHRRTHTGEKPFCCLHCGKSFNVSSNLYRHQRAHAAERACPCPESSPPPVPAGAPNPATPRPRGLPYKCEECGKSFRRNTELVTHQRLHTGRLPFQCTHCGKSFSWSSHFDRHQRIHTGEKPYQCPECGKCFSRSSHLYRHQRTHAGGRSYICTYCGRSFNSTLHFDRHQRTHTGLRPYKCTLCGKGFGDGLALVKHQRLHLGDGPFHCEECGKSFGARAQYARHRRSLHGAATANTGGEKPYRCGDCGKSFSWSSHWERHQRIHTGERPYQCGDCGKRFGRTSHLYRHQRTHAGGQPHVCADCGKSFNSTLHFHKHRRAHAGEAPCHACPDCGKAFADGSALAKHRRTHTGERPFPCPQCGRRFSVSSHLYRHLRSHTEEKPLEEIASY, from the exons ATGGATCAGTGGGCTGCTGTGGATCCTGATCAGAAACCTTTGTGTAGGAGTGGCATACAGGAGAACGATGATCCCCTGGTGATTCTGA CCGGGGACAGGGCAGCGAGTGAGACTGAGGAGGAGAATCCCGGGGAGGAAGGCCCCGAGATCGTGGAATTGGATCCAGCATTGCTGGgcaggctggagggggctggggccaggagcccgGAGGAGCAGGGTCCAGACTGTGAGAGCCTGCGCTGGACGGTGGTGCAGCAGATCGACTCCCCCGGGAAGCCAGCGCAGCGGCGGGGCGGCGGGAGCAAGTCAGCTGGCGCCAGCTTCCAGAACTTCAAGAGCATCATCGTGCTGCAGAAGAGCTACGAGTGTGGCGAGTGCGGCAAGACCTTCAGCTGCAGCTCGCACTTCAGCAAGCACCGGCGCACCCACACCGGCGAGAAACCCTTCTGCTGCCTGcactgcgggaagagcttcaatGTCAGCTCCAACCTCTACCGCCACCAGCGGGCCCATGCCGCCGAGCGGGCCTGCCCATGCCCCGAGAGCTCCCCACCGCCGGTGCCAGCGGGCGCCCCTAACCCCGCCACTCCTCGGCCCCGGGGGCTGCCCTACAAGTGCGAGGAGTGCGGCAAGAGTTTCCGGCGCAACACAGAACTGGTGACCCACCAGCGGCTGCACACGGGGCGCCTGCCCTTCCAGTGCACCCACTGTGGGAAGAGCTTCTCCTGGAGCTCCCACTTCGACCggcaccagcgcatccacacaGGCGAGAAGCCCTACCAGTGCCCCGAGTGCGGGAAGTGCTTCAGCCGCAGCTCCCACCTCTACCGGCACCAGCGCACCCACGCTGGGGGCCGCTCCTATATCTGCACCTACTGCGGACGCAGCTTCAACAGCACCCTGCACTTCGACCGgcaccagcgcacccacaccgGCCTGCGCCCCTACAAATGCACCCTATGTGGCAAGGGCTTTGGCGATGGGCTGGCCCTGGTCAAGCACCAGCGCCTGCATCTAGGCGATGGGCCCTTCCACTGCGAGGAGTGCGGCAAGAGCTTCGGGGCGAGGGCGCAGTATGCCCGGCACCGGCGCAGCCTGCACGGTGCCGCCACTGCCAACACCGGCGGCGAGAAGCCCTACCGCTGTGGCGACTGTGGCAAGAGCTTCTCCTGGAGCTCCCACTGGGAACGACACCAGCGTATCCACACTGGGGAGCGCCCCTACCAGTGCGGCGACTGCGGCAAGCGCTTTGGCCGCACCTCCCACCTCTACCGGCACCAGCGCACCCATGCCGGCGGCCAGCCCCACGTCTGCGCCGACTGCGGCAAGAGCTTCAACAGCACCCTGCACTTCCACAAGCACCGGCGGGCCCACGCAGGTGAAGCCCCCTGCCATGCCTGCCCCGACTGCGGAAAGGCCTTCGCTGACGGCTCCGCTCTGGCCAAGCACCGGCGCACCCACACTGGAGAGCGGCCCTTCCCTTGCCCCCAGTGTGGACGGCGCTTCAGCGTCAGCTCTCACCTGTACCGCCACCTGAGGAGCCACACCGAGGAGAAGCCGCTGGAGGAGATCGCATCCTACTAG
- the LOC141998711 gene encoding uncharacterized protein LOC141998711 isoform X1, with product MDQWAAVDPDQKPLCRSGIQENDDPLVILRPDSCADSLPTPAGDRAASETEEENPGEEGPEIVELDPALLGRLEGAGARSPEEQGPDCESLRWTVVQQIDSPGKPAQRRGGGSKSAGASFQNFKSIIVLQKSYECGECGKTFSCSSHFSKHRRTHTGEKPFCCLHCGKSFNVSSNLYRHQRAHAAERACPCPESSPPPVPAGAPNPATPRPRGLPYKCEECGKSFRRNTELVTHQRLHTGRLPFQCTHCGKSFSWSSHFDRHQRIHTGEKPYQCPECGKCFSRSSHLYRHQRTHAGGRSYICTYCGRSFNSTLHFDRHQRTHTGLRPYKCTLCGKGFGDGLALVKHQRLHLGDGPFHCEECGKSFGARAQYARHRRSLHGAATANTGGEKPYRCGDCGKSFSWSSHWERHQRIHTGERPYQCGDCGKRFGRTSHLYRHQRTHAGGQPHVCADCGKSFNSTLHFHKHRRAHAGEAPCHACPDCGKAFADGSALAKHRRTHTGERPFPCPQCGRRFSVSSHLYRHLRSHTEEKPLEEIASY from the exons ATGGATCAGTGGGCTGCTGTGGATCCTGATCAGAAACCTTTGTGTAGGAGTGGCATACAGGAGAACGATGATCCCCTGGTGATTCTGA GGCCTGACTCCTGTGCGGATTCTCTCCCTACCCCAGCCGGGGACAGGGCAGCGAGTGAGACTGAGGAGGAGAATCCCGGGGAGGAAGGCCCCGAGATCGTGGAATTGGATCCAGCATTGCTGGgcaggctggagggggctggggccaggagcccgGAGGAGCAGGGTCCAGACTGTGAGAGCCTGCGCTGGACGGTGGTGCAGCAGATCGACTCCCCCGGGAAGCCAGCGCAGCGGCGGGGCGGCGGGAGCAAGTCAGCTGGCGCCAGCTTCCAGAACTTCAAGAGCATCATCGTGCTGCAGAAGAGCTACGAGTGTGGCGAGTGCGGCAAGACCTTCAGCTGCAGCTCGCACTTCAGCAAGCACCGGCGCACCCACACCGGCGAGAAACCCTTCTGCTGCCTGcactgcgggaagagcttcaatGTCAGCTCCAACCTCTACCGCCACCAGCGGGCCCATGCCGCCGAGCGGGCCTGCCCATGCCCCGAGAGCTCCCCACCGCCGGTGCCAGCGGGCGCCCCTAACCCCGCCACTCCTCGGCCCCGGGGGCTGCCCTACAAGTGCGAGGAGTGCGGCAAGAGTTTCCGGCGCAACACAGAACTGGTGACCCACCAGCGGCTGCACACGGGGCGCCTGCCCTTCCAGTGCACCCACTGTGGGAAGAGCTTCTCCTGGAGCTCCCACTTCGACCggcaccagcgcatccacacaGGCGAGAAGCCCTACCAGTGCCCCGAGTGCGGGAAGTGCTTCAGCCGCAGCTCCCACCTCTACCGGCACCAGCGCACCCACGCTGGGGGCCGCTCCTATATCTGCACCTACTGCGGACGCAGCTTCAACAGCACCCTGCACTTCGACCGgcaccagcgcacccacaccgGCCTGCGCCCCTACAAATGCACCCTATGTGGCAAGGGCTTTGGCGATGGGCTGGCCCTGGTCAAGCACCAGCGCCTGCATCTAGGCGATGGGCCCTTCCACTGCGAGGAGTGCGGCAAGAGCTTCGGGGCGAGGGCGCAGTATGCCCGGCACCGGCGCAGCCTGCACGGTGCCGCCACTGCCAACACCGGCGGCGAGAAGCCCTACCGCTGTGGCGACTGTGGCAAGAGCTTCTCCTGGAGCTCCCACTGGGAACGACACCAGCGTATCCACACTGGGGAGCGCCCCTACCAGTGCGGCGACTGCGGCAAGCGCTTTGGCCGCACCTCCCACCTCTACCGGCACCAGCGCACCCATGCCGGCGGCCAGCCCCACGTCTGCGCCGACTGCGGCAAGAGCTTCAACAGCACCCTGCACTTCCACAAGCACCGGCGGGCCCACGCAGGTGAAGCCCCCTGCCATGCCTGCCCCGACTGCGGAAAGGCCTTCGCTGACGGCTCCGCTCTGGCCAAGCACCGGCGCACCCACACTGGAGAGCGGCCCTTCCCTTGCCCCCAGTGTGGACGGCGCTTCAGCGTCAGCTCTCACCTGTACCGCCACCTGAGGAGCCACACCGAGGAGAAGCCGCTGGAGGAGATCGCATCCTACTAG